A stretch of the Teretinema zuelzerae genome encodes the following:
- a CDS encoding adenylate/guanylate cyclase domain-containing protein: MNQESIFALLFCFSVFAAAALALLLRRERANSRKALDEAWRRQATQAGDAEKRNRLTLRISSVVGSNLEQESILPRILDLLSLYFTDAELRLLAYRGNNSFAITLPQSSREEAIEHPGFAEVFSRTGFIALDEESAALLRFQSGTRLFHYNLPIVQGDTYSGSLLLSIPAELSAPDQRFLADLVPSLAAALRNQTLTDRFGRAVDSRVRDHLMSLSGRAQGELREAGILFVDLVGFTAQAERLSPVEIVQFLNAFFTRCQSIVSARGGVINKFLGDGFMAIFNAPSPVPDFPRRVLEAGNGIIAAIPDFEILARQCGIEGFAVALGAEIGGVLAGTIGSSERLEYTLMGDVVNVASRLEGLTRFFGVRFLSGEALASAVPDWSFRGLGRIRPKGKSRALGIYEVLGPSGSVDPLLLASASLFEKGLAAYQGRAFEASLELWSDLPPSAQDKALSWYRSQAAAYIKNPPPPEWDGTETFHTK, from the coding sequence ATGAACCAGGAATCGATTTTCGCCCTGCTTTTCTGCTTCTCCGTTTTCGCGGCCGCCGCGCTCGCCCTGTTGCTCCGCCGCGAGCGCGCGAACTCGCGCAAGGCCCTCGACGAGGCGTGGCGAAGGCAGGCCACTCAGGCGGGAGACGCGGAAAAACGGAACAGGCTGACGCTGCGCATCAGCTCCGTCGTCGGCTCCAATCTGGAACAGGAAAGCATTCTGCCCCGGATTCTGGATCTTCTTTCCCTCTATTTTACGGACGCGGAATTGCGGCTCCTCGCGTACCGCGGAAACAACTCGTTCGCGATCACCCTGCCGCAGAGCTCCCGCGAGGAAGCAATAGAGCACCCCGGTTTCGCGGAAGTGTTCTCCCGTACGGGTTTCATCGCCCTGGACGAAGAATCCGCCGCTCTTCTCCGCTTTCAAAGCGGGACGCGTCTCTTTCATTACAATCTTCCCATCGTTCAGGGAGACACATACTCGGGAAGCCTGCTCCTTTCCATTCCGGCTGAATTATCCGCGCCCGATCAGCGCTTTCTCGCGGACCTAGTCCCGTCTCTCGCCGCCGCGCTGCGCAATCAAACCCTGACCGACCGGTTCGGCCGCGCCGTGGATTCGCGCGTCCGCGACCATCTCATGTCGCTTTCTGGGCGCGCTCAGGGAGAGCTTCGAGAGGCCGGAATTCTCTTCGTCGATCTGGTCGGCTTCACTGCCCAGGCGGAGCGCCTGTCTCCGGTGGAGATCGTGCAGTTTTTGAACGCTTTTTTCACCCGCTGCCAGTCCATCGTTTCCGCGCGCGGCGGCGTCATCAACAAATTTCTCGGCGACGGCTTTATGGCCATCTTCAACGCGCCATCTCCCGTTCCCGATTTTCCCCGCCGGGTTCTGGAGGCGGGAAACGGCATCATCGCCGCCATTCCGGATTTTGAGATTCTCGCACGTCAATGCGGGATCGAGGGCTTCGCGGTCGCGCTCGGCGCGGAGATCGGCGGCGTTCTCGCCGGAACCATCGGCTCGAGCGAGCGCCTCGAATATACCCTCATGGGCGACGTCGTCAACGTCGCCTCCCGGCTTGAAGGCCTCACCCGCTTTTTCGGCGTCCGCTTTCTCTCTGGCGAAGCCCTTGCCTCTGCCGTCCCCGACTGGAGCTTCCGGGGCCTCGGCCGGATCAGGCCCAAGGGAAAGTCCCGGGCGCTCGGCATCTACGAGGTTCTCGGCCCCTCCGGATCGGTAGACCCCCTCCTCCTGGCTTCCGCCTCCCTCTTTGAAAAAGGACTTGCCGCCTACCAGGGCCGCGCCTTCGAAGCCTCCCTGGAACTCTGGTCCGACCTCCCTCCGTCCGCGCAGGACAAGGCGCTCTCCTGGTACCGCTCGCAGGCGGCCGCATATATTAAAAATCCTCCTCCTCCCGAGTGGGACGGAACGGAAACTTTCCATACAAAATAA
- a CDS encoding ABC transporter permease codes for MKTALKKYWRHTALAMQETLAYRVTYIVNMFSMVVTYTVIFFVWSAVYAGNPDLEGYQWQEMKSYLIVSLFLSSLVSMSSEFRISRQIRTGNIAVELLRPADYQKASLAITLGYSISEGVLIAVACLGFALATGATVVPGNALAWLLFIVSVLLSMATKFLMVYVFGLASFWTTSLMGISWLRRGLTDFFSGALIPLALFPPTLQTVTDWLPFKAIVSIPANVFTGRLHGEALARDFAVACIWIAALWLLGRFVWSRAMRKVTIQGG; via the coding sequence ATGAAAACGGCCCTGAAAAAATACTGGCGGCACACCGCCCTTGCCATGCAGGAAACTCTTGCGTACCGGGTTACCTACATCGTCAACATGTTTTCGATGGTGGTGACCTACACGGTCATCTTTTTCGTATGGTCGGCCGTATACGCGGGGAATCCCGATCTTGAAGGCTATCAGTGGCAGGAAATGAAAAGCTATCTCATCGTTTCGCTGTTCCTGAGTTCGCTCGTTTCGATGTCCAGCGAGTTCAGGATATCCCGGCAGATACGCACGGGGAACATCGCCGTAGAGCTCCTGCGCCCGGCAGACTATCAGAAGGCAAGCCTCGCGATAACGCTGGGGTATTCCATCAGCGAAGGCGTATTGATCGCCGTCGCCTGCCTTGGATTCGCCCTTGCAACCGGCGCGACGGTCGTCCCCGGCAACGCGCTTGCATGGCTTCTGTTCATCGTATCGGTTCTGTTATCGATGGCGACCAAATTCCTCATGGTATACGTATTCGGCCTCGCAAGCTTTTGGACGACGAGCCTTATGGGAATAAGCTGGCTCAGGAGAGGGCTCACCGACTTCTTCTCCGGAGCGCTCATTCCCCTCGCCCTCTTTCCGCCGACCTTGCAGACGGTGACCGACTGGCTTCCCTTCAAGGCGATCGTTTCCATCCCGGCGAACGTATTTACCGGGCGTCTGCACGGCGAAGCCCTTGCCCGCGATTTTGCCGTCGCCTGCATCTGGATAGCCGCGCTCTGGCTGCTCGGCAGGTTCGTCTGGAGCAGGGCGATGCGAAAAGTCACGATACAAGGAGGCTGA
- a CDS encoding diguanylate cyclase, translating into MKLDIGTLVFVTSLLWLCQTAALIVQYRIGKAYRGMGWWLIAVIVQSVGFWTMLAVMFPPIYVLAMFGNPLMYLGQIFLIVGILKFLDRPVPVRMLSAIYASFVISYYWFLFVDANLSARTAVFNAFIGFLALATAAYLFRRKKPQFASAANFTALVFFIFGLIEFIILLSNSLPSRYSEYSQVKEDPIALLNFIAPIISSVLWTYGLILLVNQRLNGDVQLEKEKLRLIFNIGPQAELITRMSDSLLVDANNELVNLTGYDRNEALGQKIIDLDLWTTPEDRASYMEELGREGQVDQREFAFRRRDGASFVGLTSGRLIVIDDEPHVVTSVLDITVRKEIEQKMQALLAEKNAQYETLSLIQDQLLKVNGELERLSAQDKLTGFFNRHKLTEMLEHEIFRWSRYGNPSTLVMVDIDHFKRINDRFGHLTGDKVLVQLAALLQAKVRKSDFCFRWGGEEFLLLLTETGYEDALLTAEKLRLFVETSSDFPVESLTISLGVVTWSEGWTQEEWIHQADMALYQAKEQGRNRVVGTASHE; encoded by the coding sequence TTGAAACTTGATATCGGTACTCTGGTGTTTGTTACGTCGCTTTTGTGGCTTTGCCAGACCGCCGCCCTCATCGTCCAATATCGCATCGGCAAGGCGTATCGGGGCATGGGGTGGTGGCTGATCGCGGTAATCGTCCAGTCTGTTGGTTTTTGGACCATGCTGGCGGTGATGTTCCCCCCTATTTACGTGCTTGCCATGTTCGGAAATCCCCTCATGTATCTCGGCCAGATTTTTCTCATTGTCGGCATTCTAAAATTCCTGGACCGCCCGGTTCCTGTGCGAATGCTCTCTGCAATATATGCCTCGTTCGTGATCAGTTACTATTGGTTTTTGTTCGTCGATGCTAATCTTTCCGCCCGAACGGCGGTGTTCAACGCGTTTATCGGATTTTTGGCTCTCGCAACCGCGGCGTATCTGTTTCGCCGCAAAAAACCTCAGTTCGCCAGCGCGGCCAATTTTACGGCCCTCGTCTTTTTCATTTTCGGCCTGATCGAGTTCATAATCCTTCTATCAAATAGTCTTCCGTCGCGCTATTCAGAATACTCCCAGGTCAAGGAAGATCCGATCGCGCTTCTTAATTTTATCGCGCCGATCATCAGCAGCGTGCTGTGGACCTACGGATTGATACTGCTGGTTAATCAGCGGTTGAACGGCGATGTCCAGTTGGAGAAGGAAAAACTGCGCCTTATTTTCAACATCGGTCCCCAGGCCGAGCTGATCACCCGCATGTCCGATTCCCTCCTGGTCGACGCCAATAACGAGCTCGTCAACCTGACCGGGTATGACAGGAATGAAGCGCTGGGGCAAAAGATAATCGATCTTGATCTATGGACTACGCCGGAAGACCGCGCTTCGTATATGGAAGAACTCGGCCGGGAAGGCCAGGTCGACCAGCGGGAGTTCGCCTTCAGGCGGCGGGACGGCGCCTCCTTCGTCGGTCTTACCTCCGGCCGCCTCATCGTAATAGACGACGAACCCCACGTGGTCACCTCGGTGCTGGACATCACCGTCCGCAAGGAAATCGAACAGAAGATGCAGGCTCTGCTTGCGGAAAAAAACGCTCAGTACGAAACCCTGAGCCTGATCCAGGATCAGCTGCTCAAGGTGAACGGAGAGCTCGAGCGCCTGTCGGCCCAGGACAAGCTCACCGGATTCTTCAATCGGCACAAGCTGACCGAAATGCTTGAACACGAGATTTTCCGCTGGTCGCGATACGGAAATCCTTCCACCCTGGTCATGGTCGATATCGACCACTTCAAGCGGATCAACGACCGGTTCGGTCATTTAACCGGCGACAAGGTGCTGGTTCAGCTCGCCGCTTTGCTCCAGGCAAAGGTCCGCAAGAGCGACTTCTGCTTCCGCTGGGGCGGCGAGGAATTTCTGCTTCTATTAACCGAAACCGGTTACGAGGACGCCCTGCTTACGGCAGAAAAACTCAGACTTTTCGTGGAAACCAGTTCCGATTTCCCGGTCGAATCCCTGACCATCAGCCTCGGCGTCGTAACCTGGAGCGAAGGCTGGACCCAGGAAGAATGGATACATCAGGCGGACATGGCCCTGTACCAAGCCAAAGAACAGGGCCGCAACCGCGTCGTCGGAACGGCTTCCCATGAATGA
- a CDS encoding helix-turn-helix transcriptional regulator — MNDALDQRALESVTTIGREFYKGAVFGIRTSDRPELLEDAYGQDVYQIILITEGSVILSDGDEKTALLPPQLACLSYANPMKKLEIAGAKGFSIFFIPKVINYGLFNSFPQAAGEGSGQDDALLAERLLIKPFKQGEISNPFHIAVNPALEERVTDMYRGLRDQFSLQPNEFWPCRGRSYFLELLMLLQNLYAFEGDTDLKLALPTGDELAEQAVRQMLLSYSDSRLKCSSLRGETGRFAFSARFRTAAGMPCKEYLKSIRLTVAANLMRNTMLPPTDIAERTGYADRARFERDFRKRFGKKPAEYRADFPNPYG, encoded by the coding sequence ATGAACGATGCACTCGATCAGCGCGCGCTGGAAAGCGTCACCACAATCGGCAGGGAGTTCTATAAGGGAGCCGTCTTCGGCATCCGGACCTCGGACCGGCCCGAGTTGCTGGAGGACGCGTACGGGCAGGATGTATACCAGATCATCCTGATTACCGAAGGAAGCGTCATTCTCTCCGACGGGGATGAAAAAACGGCGTTGCTGCCTCCACAGCTCGCCTGCCTGAGCTACGCCAATCCGATGAAAAAGCTCGAAATTGCCGGCGCGAAGGGATTCAGCATTTTCTTCATTCCCAAGGTGATTAATTACGGACTGTTCAACAGCTTTCCGCAAGCTGCCGGAGAAGGAAGCGGACAGGACGACGCGCTCCTTGCCGAACGGCTGCTGATAAAACCGTTCAAACAGGGCGAAATCAGCAATCCCTTCCATATCGCGGTGAACCCCGCGCTCGAGGAGCGGGTAACCGACATGTACCGGGGACTCCGCGACCAGTTCAGCCTCCAGCCGAACGAATTCTGGCCCTGCCGGGGCAGATCGTATTTTCTTGAACTTTTGATGCTTCTGCAAAACCTGTACGCCTTCGAAGGCGATACCGACCTGAAGCTGGCCCTGCCCACCGGCGATGAGCTCGCGGAACAGGCGGTGCGGCAAATGCTCCTTTCCTATTCCGATTCGCGCCTGAAATGCAGCTCTCTCCGCGGAGAGACGGGACGGTTCGCTTTTTCCGCGAGGTTCCGCACGGCCGCTGGAATGCCGTGCAAAGAGTATCTGAAGAGCATTCGGCTGACGGTTGCGGCGAATCTGATGCGGAACACGATGCTCCCGCCGACCGATATCGCCGAGCGCACCGGATACGCAGACCGCGCCCGCTTCGAACGGGATTTCCGGAAGCGGTTCGGGAAAAAACCGGCCGAGTACCGCGCCGATTTTCCGAACCCCTACGGCTGA
- a CDS encoding ABC transporter permease codes for MDMLTRTRRALFLFFRFLAQNTKIKLEYKADSLILFFSGAALQGIGFLFLSVLFTRIPSIQGWSKWEIVFMLSLIFFSEGLVSFAFEGAWQMAFLINMGDMDRILLRPVSPILQILTFTMGIHGIGNMVMGAVLFVLSLSNTLIAWSAAKALFVPVFILSACAIRTAISFAANCSAFWIKAMSNAIPLMVFQLADFAKYPASMFGRAIESVIIFIVPYAFISYFPAVYLFDKAPWGAIAWLSPLVALWLAFVAKKIFYIGLSRYESAGN; via the coding sequence ATGGACATGCTGACCCGAACGCGGCGCGCGCTTTTTTTGTTTTTCCGCTTCCTCGCGCAAAACACGAAGATCAAGCTCGAATATAAAGCGGATTCGCTCATCCTGTTCTTTTCAGGAGCGGCCCTTCAAGGAATCGGATTCCTGTTTCTTTCGGTGCTCTTTACCCGCATACCCTCGATTCAGGGATGGAGCAAATGGGAGATCGTTTTCATGCTCTCCCTCATCTTTTTTTCCGAGGGTCTTGTCTCCTTCGCTTTCGAAGGCGCCTGGCAGATGGCCTTTCTCATAAACATGGGGGACATGGACCGAATCCTGCTGAGGCCGGTATCGCCGATACTGCAGATACTCACCTTTACCATGGGCATTCACGGAATCGGTAATATGGTCATGGGAGCGGTGCTGTTCGTTCTATCCCTGTCCAACACCCTGATCGCCTGGAGCGCGGCGAAAGCGCTGTTCGTGCCGGTGTTCATTCTCAGCGCATGCGCGATACGCACGGCGATTTCCTTTGCGGCAAACTGCAGCGCGTTCTGGATAAAGGCGATGAGCAACGCAATACCCCTGATGGTCTTTCAGTTGGCGGATTTCGCCAAGTATCCCGCGTCCATGTTCGGCCGGGCTATAGAAAGCGTTATCATCTTCATCGTCCCATACGCTTTTATCAGCTACTTCCCCGCGGTGTATCTGTTCGACAAGGCGCCCTGGGGAGCGATCGCCTGGCTTTCACCCCTTGTCGCGCTCTGGCTTGCCTTCGTCGCGAAAAAGATTTTCTACATCGGCCTTTCTCGATACGAAAGCGCGGGAAACTGA
- a CDS encoding ABC transporter ATP-binding protein, whose product MAIIEATALSKTYQNAVKEAGLAGALKHFIKPVFTEIKAVSEVRLSIEPGETVAYVGPNGAGKSTTIKMLTGILKPSGGQIRINGMDPYRDRLENTKRMGVVFGQRTQLWWDIPVSESFTLLRDIYAIPPNRYKENLAWLSDMLGLGPFMGSSARKLSLGQRMRADLALAFLHDPAVVFLDEPTIGLDVAVRERIREFLKQINRERGTTILLTSHDLDDIRDVCDRLVVIDRGTIIYDGKLQALLDQCVRCRTMHLRLASDGRDFAKKIGKHPDLEVIASGPCEASIEFDRFALSAKDIINLANSTGEVVDFRIDEPDIERFIKNVYEGKLDISENRGRA is encoded by the coding sequence ATGGCAATAATCGAAGCAACAGCTCTATCTAAAACGTATCAAAACGCGGTTAAGGAAGCGGGACTGGCCGGAGCCCTGAAACACTTTATCAAACCGGTATTTACGGAGATTAAGGCTGTAAGCGAGGTACGCCTCTCCATCGAACCGGGAGAAACCGTCGCCTACGTCGGACCCAACGGCGCGGGTAAATCGACCACCATCAAAATGCTTACCGGCATCCTCAAGCCCTCGGGCGGACAGATACGGATAAACGGCATGGATCCCTACCGCGACCGGCTCGAGAACACGAAACGCATGGGCGTCGTTTTCGGCCAGCGAACCCAATTATGGTGGGACATCCCCGTGTCCGAATCCTTTACCCTGCTGAGAGACATTTACGCCATACCCCCGAACCGCTACAAAGAAAATCTCGCATGGCTTTCCGACATGCTCGGCCTCGGCCCCTTCATGGGCTCTTCCGCCAGAAAACTCTCGCTCGGCCAGCGCATGAGAGCAGACCTCGCCCTCGCCTTCCTGCACGATCCGGCGGTCGTTTTTCTGGACGAGCCGACTATCGGACTCGACGTCGCCGTGCGGGAGCGCATCCGCGAATTCTTGAAGCAGATCAACCGTGAGCGCGGAACCACCATACTTCTCACCTCGCACGACCTGGACGACATCCGCGACGTGTGCGACCGCCTCGTGGTCATAGACCGTGGAACCATAATTTACGACGGCAAGCTCCAGGCTCTTCTGGACCAGTGCGTACGCTGCCGCACCATGCATCTCCGCCTCGCCTCCGACGGCCGGGACTTCGCGAAAAAAATCGGCAAGCACCCGGACCTCGAGGTAATCGCCTCGGGACCCTGCGAAGCGTCCATCGAATTCGACCGCTTCGCGCTTTCCGCAAAGGATATCATCAACCTGGCGAATAGCACCGGGGAGGTGGTCGACTTCCGCATCGACGAGCCGGATATCGAGCGCTTCATTAAAAACGTGTACGAAGGAAAGCTCGATATTTCCGAGAACAGGGGACGGGCATGA